Proteins encoded within one genomic window of Granulicella pectinivorans:
- a CDS encoding Ku protein, whose protein sequence is MALRPYWTGQIQISLVQFGVKLYVATEAKSEIHFHQISRATGERVRHQKVLASAADTHDDHAGPDAVVEKDEIVKGYEYSKGEYVTIEPKELEQLRVPSKHTMEISQFVDASEIDPEFYEKPYFVVPENDAQAQAFAVVRQALKETKKVALTKIAFAGREHIVALTPTQDDTLGGMMAYTMRYAQELRDPKEYFADVKKASVDADSLSLAKELIKRKAGRFDPEKFVDGYEVALKELVDAKVAHAPVPKDEAPAPARGKVINLMDALRKSVAGDEKATPKKTATKTAAKGIALVKASKPAAKTAKRKSA, encoded by the coding sequence ATGGCTTTGCGTCCTTACTGGACAGGTCAGATTCAGATTTCGCTGGTGCAGTTTGGCGTGAAGCTGTACGTCGCGACCGAGGCCAAGAGCGAGATTCACTTTCACCAGATCTCACGGGCGACCGGCGAGCGCGTTCGTCACCAGAAGGTGCTGGCTTCGGCTGCGGATACGCATGATGACCATGCGGGGCCGGATGCGGTGGTCGAGAAGGACGAGATCGTCAAGGGTTATGAGTACTCGAAGGGCGAGTATGTGACGATCGAGCCGAAGGAGCTGGAGCAGTTGCGCGTGCCTTCGAAACATACGATGGAGATCTCGCAGTTTGTGGATGCGAGCGAGATTGACCCGGAGTTTTATGAGAAGCCGTACTTCGTCGTGCCGGAGAACGATGCGCAGGCACAGGCGTTCGCCGTGGTGCGGCAGGCGCTGAAGGAGACGAAGAAGGTCGCGCTGACGAAGATTGCGTTCGCGGGTCGCGAGCATATCGTCGCGCTGACGCCGACGCAGGACGACACGCTCGGCGGCATGATGGCGTACACGATGCGGTATGCGCAGGAGCTACGGGATCCGAAGGAGTACTTTGCGGATGTGAAGAAGGCCTCGGTGGATGCGGATTCTCTGTCGCTGGCGAAGGAGCTGATCAAGCGCAAGGCGGGCCGGTTCGATCCGGAGAAGTTCGTCGATGGCTACGAGGTCGCGCTGAAGGAGCTGGTGGACGCGAAGGTGGCGCATGCACCAGTTCCCAAGGACGAGGCTCCGGCACCGGCGCGCGGCAAGGTGATCAACCTGATGGATGCACTGCGCAAGTCGGTCGCAGGGGATGAGAAGGCCACGCCGAAGAAGACTGCGACGAAGACCGCGGCCAAGGGGATTGCTTTGGTTAAGGCTTCGAAGCCTGCGGCGAAGACGGCGAAGCGTAAATCGGCATAG
- a CDS encoding SDR family NAD(P)-dependent oxidoreductase has product MSTLADKIALVTGASKGIGASIARKLAAAGATVVVNYASSKAGADKTVADITHAGGKAIAVQGDFSKPAEIEATFAAIKKQYGRLDILVNNAGVYAFGAIEAVEPEEFHRQFNLNVLGLLLSTKEFVKLAGPEGGSVINIGSLVATSAPAYGSVYSATKGAVDSITTSLSKELGPRKIRVNSLNPGLVETEGTASMGVLEGELSEAAKKGPLGRIGQPDDIGKVAVFLASDDAGWVTGQHLIAAGGFTM; this is encoded by the coding sequence ATGAGCACTCTCGCAGACAAGATCGCACTCGTTACCGGCGCCTCGAAGGGCATCGGCGCTTCCATTGCACGCAAGCTCGCGGCGGCGGGAGCCACCGTGGTGGTGAACTACGCAAGCAGCAAGGCGGGCGCGGATAAGACGGTCGCCGACATTACGCACGCGGGTGGCAAGGCCATCGCGGTGCAGGGCGACTTCTCGAAGCCCGCAGAGATTGAGGCTACGTTTGCTGCGATCAAGAAGCAGTACGGCAGGCTGGATATCCTGGTCAACAACGCAGGCGTCTATGCCTTTGGGGCCATCGAAGCGGTTGAGCCCGAGGAGTTTCACCGGCAGTTCAACCTGAACGTGCTTGGGCTGCTGCTCTCGACGAAGGAGTTCGTGAAGCTGGCTGGGCCGGAGGGCGGATCGGTGATCAACATCGGATCGCTTGTGGCTACATCGGCGCCGGCTTACGGCTCGGTGTATTCGGCGACGAAGGGCGCGGTCGATTCGATCACCACCTCGTTGTCGAAGGAGCTTGGACCGCGCAAGATCCGCGTGAACAGCCTGAACCCGGGGCTGGTGGAGACGGAGGGCACGGCCAGCATGGGCGTTCTTGAAGGTGAGCTGAGCGAGGCCGCGAAGAAGGGTCCGCTGGGCCGCATCGGGCAGCCGGACGACATCGGCAAGGTTGCCGTCTTCCTGGCGTCCGACGATGCCGGCTGGGTGACGGGTCAGCACCTGATCGCGGCCGGCGGATTTACGATGTAA
- the aceB gene encoding malate synthase A: MTALPEGVTFTAAITHPAVLTTDAIAFLAKLHRAFNARRLDLLNARTMRQARLDAGERPDFLPETAAIRAGDWTIASLPADLQDRRVEITGPVDRKMIINALNSGAKVFMADFEDSTTPTWANVLEGQANLYDAVRRTITFDDPKTGKAYKLIEKPAVLFVRARGWHLEERHMLVDGQPMSGGLFDFGLYVFHNAKELLSRGSGPYFYLPKMESHLEARLWNEAFTLAEETLGIPHGTIKGTVLIETILATFEMDEILYELRDHSAGLNCGRWDYIFSFIKKFAGDQTMLLPDRGQVTMTTHFMRSYSKLAIKTCHRRNAPAMGGMSAFIPIKSDPVANEKALTQVRADKEREATDGHDGTWVAHPGLVPIALEVFDRVMPQPNQIDKQLPDYHCTADDLLRVPEGTISEAGVRQNVAVGLGYVEAWLRGIGCVPLFNLMEDAATAEISRAQLWQWVHHHAVMDDGLPVTEGLIEQVIQDELAMTRPKVDDDRFQAYLQAADLMRDLVASKKFTTFLTLPAYEQVFAEGL, translated from the coding sequence ATGACTGCACTTCCTGAAGGCGTGACCTTTACCGCCGCGATCACACACCCCGCTGTCCTTACGACTGACGCGATTGCGTTCCTGGCCAAGCTGCACCGCGCATTCAATGCCCGGCGGCTGGATCTGTTGAACGCACGGACGATGCGGCAGGCCCGGCTGGATGCGGGCGAAAGGCCGGACTTTCTGCCTGAGACGGCTGCGATTCGTGCTGGGGACTGGACGATCGCTTCCCTGCCCGCGGACCTGCAAGACCGGCGCGTGGAGATCACAGGGCCGGTGGATCGCAAGATGATCATCAACGCGCTGAACTCCGGCGCGAAGGTGTTCATGGCGGACTTCGAGGACTCCACCACGCCAACCTGGGCGAATGTTCTGGAGGGGCAGGCGAACCTTTACGACGCAGTGCGGCGGACGATCACGTTCGACGATCCGAAGACGGGTAAGGCCTACAAGCTAATCGAAAAGCCCGCGGTGTTGTTTGTGCGGGCGCGTGGCTGGCACCTGGAAGAGAGGCACATGCTGGTCGATGGGCAGCCGATGTCGGGCGGACTATTCGACTTTGGGCTGTATGTCTTCCACAACGCGAAGGAGCTGCTGAGCCGAGGTTCGGGGCCCTACTTCTATCTGCCGAAGATGGAGTCGCACCTTGAGGCGCGGCTGTGGAACGAGGCGTTCACACTGGCGGAGGAGACGCTGGGGATTCCGCATGGGACGATCAAGGGGACCGTGCTGATCGAGACGATTCTGGCGACGTTCGAGATGGACGAGATTCTGTATGAGCTGCGGGACCATTCAGCGGGGCTGAACTGCGGACGCTGGGACTATATTTTCTCGTTCATCAAGAAGTTTGCGGGCGACCAGACGATGCTGCTGCCGGATCGCGGACAGGTGACGATGACGACGCACTTCATGCGGAGCTACTCGAAGCTGGCGATCAAGACGTGTCATCGCAGAAACGCTCCGGCGATGGGCGGGATGAGTGCGTTTATCCCGATCAAGAGCGATCCGGTGGCGAACGAGAAGGCTCTCACCCAGGTGCGCGCCGACAAGGAGCGCGAGGCTACCGACGGGCACGACGGGACATGGGTGGCGCACCCGGGGCTGGTGCCGATTGCGCTCGAGGTCTTCGACCGCGTGATGCCGCAGCCGAACCAGATCGACAAGCAGCTTCCGGACTATCACTGCACCGCGGACGACCTGCTTCGGGTTCCCGAAGGGACGATCTCCGAGGCGGGCGTGCGGCAGAACGTGGCTGTCGGGCTGGGGTATGTGGAGGCCTGGCTGCGTGGGATCGGGTGCGTGCCGCTGTTCAACCTGATGGAGGATGCCGCCACCGCCGAGATCAGCCGGGCGCAGCTCTGGCAGTGGGTGCATCATCATGCGGTGATGGATGATGGGCTTCCAGTGACAGAGGGGCTGATCGAGCAGGTGATCCAGGATGAGCTTGCGATGACACGGCCCAAGGTGGACGACGATCGGTTCCAGGCGTATCTGCAGGCGGCGGATCTGATGCGGGACCTGGTGGCGAGCAAGAAGTTCACGACGTTCCTGACGTTGCCCGCGTATGAGCAGGTGTTTGCGGAAGGACTGTGA
- a CDS encoding cell division protein FtsQ/DivIB, whose product MAMQEMDEQGFGSDTPSGARRVSGVSSSRRVDRQTGRAGFGAQFRLRFSRSVMPRTQKGRIAGAVALFASLGLLAGAGYEGQHFLLHDERFVVPGSSAIQIEGNSHLTRAQLLSVFGEDVDRNIFTVSLAQRRTELERLPWVEHATVMRLLPDRLRVSIVERTPVAFVRQGSKIGLVDRTGVLLDMDDDSETASKGAPVQYSFPVVTGVSEDDPASVRSARMKIYLKFASDLDSSKENISSKLSEVDLSNPEDVKALIPDHGTEILVHFGDSDYLDRYRKFEAQLPQWHTQYPKLASADMRYDRQVVLEMQAGASVPTNNTQTAEASDPTPAPIKHAAPRPAAKKTAAPERGRPHTKLAAMGQPHFPDESAPTGKHVISSKPARQ is encoded by the coding sequence ATGGCAATGCAGGAGATGGATGAGCAGGGCTTTGGCTCGGATACGCCCTCGGGCGCACGCCGCGTCAGCGGTGTATCGTCGAGCCGCCGCGTCGACCGCCAGACCGGTCGTGCCGGCTTTGGCGCCCAGTTTCGCCTGCGCTTCAGCCGCTCCGTCATGCCACGCACCCAAAAGGGACGCATCGCCGGAGCCGTAGCTCTCTTCGCTTCCCTCGGCCTCCTCGCCGGTGCCGGATACGAAGGCCAGCACTTCCTCCTGCACGATGAGCGCTTCGTCGTCCCCGGTTCCTCCGCCATTCAGATTGAGGGCAACAGCCACCTCACCCGCGCCCAGCTTCTATCGGTCTTCGGAGAAGATGTCGACCGCAACATCTTCACCGTCTCGCTGGCCCAGCGTCGCACCGAACTCGAGCGCCTCCCATGGGTCGAGCACGCCACCGTTATGCGCCTTCTGCCCGATCGTCTGCGCGTCTCCATCGTCGAGCGCACTCCCGTAGCCTTCGTCCGGCAGGGAAGCAAGATTGGTCTCGTCGACCGCACCGGCGTCCTGCTCGATATGGACGATGACTCCGAGACCGCCAGCAAGGGAGCGCCGGTCCAATACTCGTTCCCCGTCGTCACGGGCGTCTCCGAGGACGATCCCGCCTCCGTTCGCTCCGCGCGGATGAAAATCTACCTCAAATTCGCCAGCGACCTCGACAGCTCAAAGGAGAACATCTCCTCGAAGCTCTCCGAGGTCGACCTCTCGAACCCCGAGGACGTCAAAGCCCTCATCCCCGACCATGGCACGGAGATCCTCGTCCACTTCGGCGACTCCGACTACCTGGACCGTTACCGCAAGTTCGAAGCCCAGCTTCCGCAGTGGCACACGCAGTACCCGAAACTCGCCTCAGCGGACATGCGCTACGACCGCCAAGTTGTCCTCGAGATGCAGGCTGGAGCCTCCGTCCCCACCAACAACACCCAGACGGCCGAAGCCTCCGATCCCACGCCTGCGCCCATCAAGCACGCGGCTCCCAGGCCCGCCGCGAAGAAGACAGCCGCCCCCGAAAGGGGAAGGCCGCACACAAAACTGGCCGCAATGGGACAGCCGCACTTCCCGGATGAATCCGCACCCACTGGCAAACACGTTATATCCTCAAAGCCAGCAAGGCAGTAA
- a CDS encoding ArsR/SmtB family transcription factor, producing MVTTELTAEQFQRITRALSDPTRYEMLRRIYASEEVMNCGGSCAGLPISAATASHHLRELEIADLIQVSKDGRFKNLEPRRDVWQAYLAQLNQI from the coding sequence ATGGTTACGACGGAACTCACTGCCGAGCAGTTTCAGCGCATCACGCGGGCTCTCTCCGACCCGACGCGCTATGAGATGCTGCGGCGGATTTACGCCTCGGAAGAGGTGATGAACTGCGGAGGATCGTGTGCCGGGCTGCCGATCTCGGCGGCGACGGCCTCGCACCACCTGCGGGAGTTGGAGATCGCGGACCTGATCCAGGTATCGAAGGATGGGCGGTTCAAGAATCTTGAGCCCCGGCGCGATGTTTGGCAGGCGTATCTGGCACAGTTGAATCAAATCTAA
- the ftsA gene encoding cell division protein FtsA, translating to MNPKPESLITVLDAGSAKTCVLVAEVTDGVLRYRGHGIELSKGMRKGLIAELGPAAEAINRAALTAERVAKAGIESCVVGIGGVHVRGINSRGGISMGSRMREITREEVRAAVDRARSIALPPDREVLHLLPQEFILDDQAGIHDPVGMVGNKLEVNLHLSTCSGGVAQSVITCANRAGLEVTDTIYEGIAAAESILSADERELGVCVADIGASTTELAVFFEGSIAHTAVLPIGGDHFTNDLAVGLHVTVEEAEELKRVYGNCVVTSVPQLNEIEIGRAQPRMVRQRFLAEILEPRARELFTMLRDNLRQGGVLEALGAGCVMTGGGARLVGLQDNAESLLRVPVRIGSPVHMSRMPEELNGPEFAVAVGMLLYTHRTQMRRANETQGLRAKLRGIFAGNA from the coding sequence ATGAATCCAAAGCCTGAAAGCCTCATCACGGTGCTCGACGCGGGGAGCGCCAAGACGTGCGTACTCGTCGCGGAGGTCACCGACGGCGTCCTCCGCTATCGCGGACACGGCATCGAGCTCTCCAAAGGCATGCGCAAAGGCCTCATCGCGGAACTCGGCCCTGCCGCCGAGGCCATCAACCGCGCCGCCCTCACCGCCGAGCGCGTCGCCAAGGCTGGTATTGAATCCTGTGTCGTCGGCATCGGTGGCGTGCACGTCCGCGGCATCAACTCCCGTGGCGGCATCAGCATGGGCAGCCGTATGCGCGAGATCACCCGCGAAGAGGTCCGCGCCGCCGTCGATCGCGCCCGCTCCATCGCCCTCCCGCCCGACCGCGAAGTCCTCCATCTGCTCCCGCAGGAGTTCATCCTCGACGACCAGGCCGGCATCCACGATCCCGTCGGCATGGTCGGCAACAAGCTTGAGGTCAACCTGCACCTCTCCACCTGCTCCGGCGGCGTCGCCCAGTCCGTCATCACCTGCGCCAACCGCGCCGGCCTCGAGGTAACCGACACCATCTACGAGGGCATCGCCGCCGCCGAGTCCATCCTCTCGGCCGACGAGCGCGAACTGGGTGTCTGCGTGGCCGACATCGGCGCCAGCACCACCGAACTCGCCGTCTTCTTCGAGGGCTCCATCGCCCACACCGCCGTCCTCCCCATCGGCGGAGACCACTTCACCAACGACTTGGCGGTAGGTCTTCATGTAACCGTCGAAGAGGCCGAGGAATTGAAACGCGTCTACGGCAACTGCGTCGTCACCTCCGTCCCCCAGCTCAACGAGATTGAGATCGGCCGTGCCCAGCCCCGCATGGTCCGCCAGCGCTTCCTCGCCGAAATCCTCGAGCCCCGCGCCCGCGAGCTCTTCACCATGCTCCGCGACAACCTCCGCCAGGGCGGCGTCCTCGAGGCCCTCGGTGCCGGATGCGTCATGACCGGCGGCGGGGCCCGCCTCGTAGGCCTCCAGGACAACGCCGAATCCCTCCTCCGCGTCCCCGTCCGCATTGGCTCACCCGTCCACATGTCCCGCATGCCCGAGGAGCTCAACGGCCCCGAGTTCGCCGTAGCCGTCGGCATGCTCCTCTACACCCACCGCACCCAGATGCGCCGCGCCAACGAGACCCAGGGCCTCCGCGCGAAGCTCCGCGGCATCTTCGCCGGCAACGCGTAG
- a CDS encoding 2-keto-4-pentenoate hydratase, translating into MSISAVRESQLLQAVNLLLDARRTSTPIADLPVEIRPTTIEESYWVQDAMAQAFGPVGGYKIGAPNAEATPMFAPMPLGWIAPGGSLLSGAQWRYRGLEAEIAFQLAHDLPARATPYSREEALAAVGSCHPVIEVLEAGLIDPTAADKFSGWADLQMHGGLIYGPAIEGWQTIDWNAEKVALAVDGTIRVERTGSNTSGDLLKLIPWLANHGTARTGGLKAGQWITTGSWTGNTQAEAGSTVDVSFQNAGRVTLRFAPSEF; encoded by the coding sequence ATGTCTATCAGCGCCGTCCGTGAGTCTCAACTTCTCCAAGCCGTGAATCTACTGCTGGATGCACGCCGCACCTCGACCCCTATCGCCGACCTGCCGGTGGAGATTCGTCCGACGACGATCGAAGAGTCGTATTGGGTTCAGGACGCGATGGCCCAGGCTTTTGGTCCGGTGGGCGGGTACAAGATTGGCGCTCCCAACGCGGAGGCGACGCCGATGTTTGCGCCGATGCCGCTGGGCTGGATTGCGCCGGGGGGATCGCTGCTTTCGGGGGCGCAGTGGCGCTATCGCGGGCTTGAGGCCGAGATTGCGTTCCAGCTTGCGCACGACCTGCCAGCACGCGCCACGCCGTACAGCCGCGAAGAGGCTCTGGCCGCAGTTGGCAGTTGCCACCCGGTGATCGAGGTGCTGGAGGCGGGTTTGATCGATCCTACGGCGGCGGACAAGTTCTCGGGATGGGCGGACCTGCAGATGCACGGCGGCCTGATTTATGGGCCGGCCATCGAAGGATGGCAGACGATCGACTGGAATGCCGAGAAGGTCGCGCTGGCGGTCGACGGCACAATTCGGGTGGAGCGCACGGGATCGAATACTTCGGGCGATCTGCTGAAGCTGATTCCCTGGCTGGCAAATCACGGTACGGCCCGCACCGGTGGACTGAAGGCAGGACAGTGGATCACGACCGGATCGTGGACGGGGAATACGCAGGCCGAGGCTGGTTCGACGGTGGATGTCAGCTTCCAGAACGCGGGGCGGGTTACGCTGCGGTTTGCTCCGAGTGAGTTTTAG
- the ligD gene encoding DNA ligase D, which translates to MATKKAANSSDAVDAQLARYRSMRDFGVTAEPAGTTKVGTKASLPFCIQKHAASHLHYDFRLGWNGVLKSWACAKGPSYHVGDKRLAVQVEDHPIEYGGFEGIIPAGQYGGGTVMLWDQGTWEPQEGHTDVDAGLRDGNLKFVMHGTKMKGKWALIRMGGKAAHEKKPNWLLLKEHDEFEQPADAPAVTDEKNLSVVTGRTMEQIANLEDHVWNSKDTQKEGQAWYRRDASTGTPKALVEDAKPRAKKAAKAAAPKLDLKGLPKEKQPGFIQPQLAQQADTAPDGEGWLHELKLDGYRMQARKAGGKVQMLTRSGLDWTARLPSVAAAVAALPTETVTLDGEVVVLADDGTTNFADLQASFQDGAKHPLTYFVFDLLHLDGHNPRGLALRDRKAMLAEVLATADPVHLRFSEHLESGGQAMFHKACELRAEGILSKKASGKYMEGRSADWLKMKCLHEQEFVVGGYTLPSNGSAGIGALLLGYYAGKKLIYAGRSGTGFTQKSSKTIRVQLDGLATKETSFEKPPVEARRGAIWVRPELVAQIRFATWTADNQLRQAAFLGLREDKAASEVVRETSGPKPKRAKGSALPKASASHKAPVAKAALVLEKATVRLTHPEKVLDASSGVTKQMLADYFWTAAPRILPHIANRPLSLVRLPDGVGGEQFFQKHVTKMLPQGIGCVDVPNKKTGVMEPYITVDNREALASLAQMSTLEIHPWGSKNDDLERPDRFVIDLDPDESLAWTTVCEAAIEVRDFLSGLGLASFVKTTGGKGLHVVFGVVPELEWPQAKEFAHALVNKIEGQNPKLYLTRMTKSARVGKIYLDYLRNERGATAVAPYSTRARAGVGVAVPLDWSELAGGERPVFQLAQFATWSVRLESDPWAELGKKRQRITAKALAAVGVSR; encoded by the coding sequence ATGGCAACGAAAAAGGCTGCAAACTCCTCCGATGCTGTCGACGCGCAACTTGCGCGGTACCGCTCCATGCGCGACTTCGGCGTTACTGCCGAGCCTGCGGGCACGACGAAGGTGGGTACGAAGGCTTCTCTTCCCTTCTGCATCCAGAAGCACGCGGCGTCGCACCTGCACTATGACTTCCGGCTTGGGTGGAACGGGGTGCTGAAGTCATGGGCCTGCGCGAAGGGGCCAAGCTACCACGTCGGGGATAAGCGGCTGGCGGTGCAGGTAGAGGACCATCCGATTGAGTATGGGGGCTTTGAAGGGATCATCCCTGCAGGGCAGTACGGCGGCGGAACCGTGATGTTGTGGGACCAAGGGACGTGGGAGCCGCAGGAGGGACACACGGATGTCGACGCGGGGCTGCGGGACGGCAACCTGAAGTTTGTCATGCACGGCACCAAGATGAAGGGGAAGTGGGCGTTGATCCGGATGGGCGGAAAGGCTGCGCACGAGAAGAAGCCGAACTGGCTGCTTCTCAAGGAGCATGACGAGTTCGAGCAGCCAGCGGATGCTCCGGCGGTGACCGATGAGAAGAATCTTTCGGTGGTGACGGGACGGACGATGGAGCAGATCGCTAACTTGGAAGACCATGTGTGGAACTCAAAGGACACGCAGAAGGAGGGGCAGGCGTGGTATCGGCGGGATGCCTCAACGGGTACGCCGAAGGCGCTGGTGGAGGACGCAAAGCCGAGGGCGAAGAAGGCCGCAAAGGCTGCTGCGCCGAAGCTCGATCTGAAGGGCTTGCCGAAGGAGAAGCAGCCGGGGTTCATCCAGCCGCAGTTGGCCCAGCAGGCCGACACGGCTCCCGATGGAGAAGGCTGGCTGCATGAGTTGAAGCTCGATGGGTACAGGATGCAGGCGCGGAAGGCGGGCGGGAAGGTGCAGATGTTGACTCGCTCCGGGCTGGACTGGACGGCGCGTCTTCCATCGGTCGCCGCAGCGGTCGCCGCGTTGCCGACGGAGACCGTGACGCTCGATGGCGAGGTGGTCGTCCTTGCGGACGACGGGACGACGAACTTCGCGGATTTGCAGGCCTCGTTTCAGGATGGTGCGAAGCATCCACTGACGTATTTCGTCTTCGACCTGCTGCACCTCGATGGGCATAACCCGCGCGGGCTTGCGTTGCGCGATCGGAAGGCGATGCTGGCCGAAGTGTTGGCGACAGCCGATCCGGTGCATCTGCGTTTTTCCGAGCACCTGGAATCCGGGGGGCAGGCGATGTTTCATAAGGCCTGCGAGCTGCGGGCCGAGGGCATCCTCTCGAAGAAGGCTTCGGGCAAGTACATGGAAGGGCGCTCGGCTGACTGGCTGAAGATGAAGTGCCTGCATGAGCAGGAGTTCGTGGTGGGCGGATATACGTTGCCGTCGAATGGCTCGGCTGGGATTGGTGCCCTGCTGCTGGGCTATTACGCAGGCAAGAAGCTCATCTATGCGGGAAGAAGCGGCACGGGGTTCACGCAGAAGTCGAGCAAGACAATCCGTGTACAACTGGATGGGCTTGCGACGAAGGAGACGTCTTTCGAGAAGCCGCCGGTCGAGGCGCGGCGGGGAGCGATCTGGGTGAGGCCGGAGCTTGTGGCGCAGATTCGGTTTGCGACCTGGACGGCGGACAATCAGCTTCGTCAGGCAGCTTTTCTTGGGCTGCGCGAGGACAAGGCGGCGAGCGAGGTTGTTCGAGAGACCTCCGGGCCGAAGCCGAAACGGGCCAAGGGTTCTGCGTTGCCGAAGGCTTCGGCTTCGCATAAGGCTCCTGTCGCGAAGGCGGCGCTGGTGCTTGAAAAGGCGACCGTGCGGCTTACGCATCCGGAGAAGGTGCTCGATGCCTCGTCCGGCGTGACGAAACAGATGCTCGCGGATTATTTCTGGACGGCGGCTCCGCGGATTCTGCCGCATATCGCCAATCGGCCTCTTTCGCTGGTGCGGCTGCCGGATGGCGTGGGCGGGGAGCAGTTCTTCCAGAAGCATGTGACGAAGATGCTGCCTCAGGGCATTGGGTGCGTGGATGTGCCGAACAAGAAGACCGGAGTGATGGAACCGTACATCACAGTCGACAACCGCGAGGCGCTTGCTTCGCTGGCGCAGATGTCGACGCTAGAGATTCATCCGTGGGGGTCGAAGAACGACGACTTGGAGAGACCAGACCGATTCGTCATCGATCTCGACCCGGATGAATCGCTGGCTTGGACGACGGTTTGTGAGGCAGCCATCGAAGTGCGCGATTTCCTGTCCGGTCTTGGGCTCGCATCGTTCGTGAAGACGACTGGCGGGAAAGGATTGCATGTCGTCTTCGGAGTTGTGCCGGAGCTCGAGTGGCCCCAGGCCAAGGAGTTCGCGCATGCCCTGGTGAATAAGATCGAAGGCCAGAATCCGAAGCTCTATCTCACCAGGATGACCAAGTCGGCACGCGTGGGCAAGATCTACCTGGATTACCTGCGGAATGAGCGCGGCGCCACGGCGGTGGCACCATACAGCACGCGGGCCAGAGCGGGCGTTGGCGTGGCCGTGCCGCTCGACTGGTCCGAGCTTGCGGGTGGGGAGAGACCGGTATTCCAGCTTGCGCAGTTCGCTACGTGGAGCGTGCGTCTGGAGAGCGATCCGTGGGCTGAGCTTGGGAAGAAGAGACAGAGGATCACGGCCAAGGCTCTGGCTGCCGTGGGAGTCAGCAGGTAG